The Thermosynechococcus sp. CL-1 genomic interval GTGGCGGTTACCGCTGAAACGCCGCAGCAAAAGAGCCTGCCCGATCGCACCGATGTAGCAGGAGTCAAGAACATTATTGCCGTCTCCAGTGGTAAAGGGGGGGTCGGCAAAAGTACCGTTGCGGTGAATTTAGCCCTTGCCCTTGCCCAAGCGGGGGCTGCCGTTGGCATTATTGATGCGGATATCTATGGGCCGAATGTTCCCACGATGCTGGGGCTAGAGGATGCCATTGTCGAAGTGCGCAAGGAAGCCAGAGGCGATGTCCTGTTACCTCCGGTAGCTCATGGTTTGAAAGTGGTGTCGATGGCCTTCCTGATTGATCGTGATCAGCCGGTCATTTGGCGCGGTCCCATGCTCAATGGCATTATTCGCCAATTTCTCTACCAAAGTGATTGGGGCGCATTGGACTATCTGATTGTGGATTTGCCCCCCGGCACTGGGGATGCCCAACTCACACTGGCGCAAGCGGTACCAATGGCAGGTGTAGTGATTGTAACAACGCCCCAACCTGTTGCCCTTGGGGATGCGCGGCGGGGATTGCGGATGTTTCAGCAGTTGGGAGTCACGGTCCTTGGGCTGGTGGAAAATATGAGCTACTTTATTCCCCCTGATTTGCCCAATCGTCGCTATGACATTTTTGGCAGTGGGGGCGGTGAAGCCTTGGCGGCGGAAATGGGTGTACCCCTTTTAGGACAGGTGCCCTTGGAATTGCCCGTGCGGGAAGGGGGAGATTTGGGTCAACCGATTCTCATTGCGGATCCGCAGTCTGCTTCGGCGCAAGCGCTGCGAGCGATCGCCCAACAGGTGGCGGCACGGGTCTCAGTGGCTGCCCTTAGTCCTGTGGGATGAGCAGTCAGCGGCTCAAGATCAAGAATCCCCTTTTTTGGTGGGCGGCTGGCCTCGCCTTAATTAGCGATCGCCTGACGAAAGCATGGATTGTGGCCACCTATGCCCTAACAGTGCCGCCGCAAACAACGCCCATTATCCCCGGTGTCTTTCACATTACCTACGTTACAAATACTGGGGCGGCCTTTAGCCTCTTTGCCAATGGCAGTGTCTGGTTGCGCTGGCTGTCTCTCATCGTGAGCTTGGGTCTGATCACTTGGGCGGTGCTCGGTCCGAGATTAGATCGCTGGCAGCAAGTGGGCTATGGCTGTTTACTGGGTGGCGCCTTAGGCAATGGCATTGATCGCTTTCTCACGGGCGAGGTGGTTGACTTCTTGGATTTTCGCTTGGTTCAATTTCCCGTCTTTAATGTGGCGGACATTGCCATCAATATCGGCATTGCCTGTCTTTTGTGGTCGGCGTGGCGCCAGCGCTAGCTGATACTGTAGGAGACATCTCTTAAATCAGTTAAAAATTGAGCCAATTCTCCTTGGCGGGTACCACCGTAGAGCACATTCACTTGATAGACCCATTGATTCGTCCAGTCGAGGGCTGTTAACCAACCACTGCGGCGATGGTAGGCACCGGTTTCAATGTCTATCCAGCCAGCACCCCGCACGATTTGTCCTGCTTCGACATTGGGAAACGTAAAGGTAATCGTGTGACCCACCACAATTGTTTTATCCGCAAAGTAGGGGATGGGGTGGCCTAAAAACTGTTCGCGGATCCAGCAGCATTGTTGACTGCCTTGCTGTTCTAGGGAAAGATAGGGATCAAGACCTGCATGGACAACAAACACATCCCCTAAATCTTCATAGAAGGGAACTGTGTGCAGCCAGTCGAGGTGCTGCCAAAGCAACTCTGTGGAGGTGTAGCTGGCAAGGGTCTCATCCCCACCACTATTCGACCAGACAAAGAGCTGCGCGGCATTGATTTGTTTGCCCTCGAAGGTGAGGAGCATCATGTCTTCGTGGTTGCCCCGCACAACACTATAGCCACACTGGCGCACGAATTCCACGACAGCGGCACTACTCGGCCCTCGATCCACAAGGTCGCCAAGAAAGTACAGGCGATCGCCCACGCGAGGTGAAACGAGATCTAGTAAACGGCACAGGCCTTCATAGTGACCGTGGACATCCCCAATCAGAACAAGGCGATTGTCCTTTCGACACGCTGCGCGATCGCCCACTGTGGTCACTCCTATGGCACTGTCACTGGTGTAAGGGACAGAGAATTGGCAGCCGCTGGCGCTTGAGTGGTGTTCTCATAGCTAGGGCCAAGTAATGTTGCCACTGTCAGCACTTGGGGTGGGGTGGCATCGGGTGGGTAGACTAGATCCACAATAACATCCCGTTTTTCACCTGGACGCATATTTAATGTCACTAATGGTTCTCCCCGCTGACCCCGCCGCTGTACCAAATGGACATAGCGCTCTTGAGCCTGTCCTAAATCATCTGTAAAGCGAACACGCACCGTTCCCCGGAAAAACACTTGGGGAGCCGGGGGTTCCAAAAATTGGAGGACCACACTGCGGTGATCTTGTTTGAGAGGGGTTTGCAGCGTTAGCACCACCGACTGGAACTGACGGGTATTGTTGACCAAGGGCAAGGTCAAACTATAGTGAACACCATAATTGCCATGGGCGTAGTAGGCGGTGTCTGGATAGCGTACTAACATGGGGGCACTTTGAATTTGACCCGTGCCAAGGGTACCTCGGTGGAGCGTACTAATGCCATAGGAGATGGCTCGCCCCGGTGCCGGAATCGTTAAAGCCTGTCCATGGGTTTGGCCATCGGTGAGGGTAGCTTGCCAGCGAGAGCCCTGACTGACACCGGCCACACGGCCATAAAAGAAGCGACCAAACTGACTACTATTGGGGGGCGTGGGTGGAATGTCGCGGGGGGTAACCAGTTGACCGCGATGGAGCATTGCCCACCATTCCTCTAGGGTGGGTGCCCGTTCGGTGCCCTGCTCGTTCATGCGGGCAAACATTGACATTTGCGCTAAGTAAATCGGGCCACTACTTTCTAAATACATCAGGGTGGAGCGGCCATTGGAGGAGGAGACTTCACCAAAGGGATTTGTATCCGGGATTAGGGGTAACTTGGGGCCGACGCTGCCATCGGCATTGAGCATAAACTCTGCCCGAACCCGATTGAGTACCGCATTGGGAAATTGAGTGGGCAACGGCAGCGGCAAATTCGCCAACATCCGCGCTTCGCGAGGGGGAATGGTTATCTGTGAGGGAAAGAACGTCTGCCGTACCCCCCGCAGCACTTGGTTGGTGACGCGACTCCCAGGCCCTGAAAAAACAAAGCCCGTGGGGTTATCGAGCATGGCGGGCAAATTGCGGAAGGGAGCATCTGGCGTACTTAAAAAACTAGCGGCTTGATGAAATCTCACCGTGACATAGCGATCCGTTGGGTTATAGGCCAACAGCCCCAAATAGAGGGTTGGCGTACTCACCGCCCGATTGGATTGGGTAATGTGGTGGGCAAAGACATCAAAGCGCCCCTCTAAGGGATAGTTGAGGTGAGCCGCCGGTTGCCATTTCCCGTGGGGTGGAAAGGTGGAGAGGAGAATTCCCTCAGAGCGCACCATCTCTGGACTGTTGCTGTTAAAGACGGGCACATCGTCTAATTGGCCGGGAAGTGGACGAATGTCTTGGGGAAAATAGGCAAAATTGGTGGGTGTGACGTAGGCCGTTGCAGCGGGTGGGGAAGGGACTTCAGGGGGTGGAACGTTGACGGGTACCGCATTGGCCTGAACAACAACATTCGAGCGAGGCGAATATTCCTGTACAACGGTGGATGAATGTTGGGGTGGAGTTGCTAGAGCGGCTTGTGCCACAAGAATGGGAGCAAGCATATTCGATCCAAACCACAGCATTACATGAGTGAGCAGTTCGCAAAAGTGAGGACAGGATCATCGTTTCTGCCCAAAAGTTGCATTCCCAAAGTATAGCCTAGGTTTGTAGAAAATCCGCTGAAGACC includes:
- a CDS encoding Mrp/NBP35 family ATP-binding protein, with translation MSAPLTVESVLAVLRPVEDPELRRSLVELNMIRDVAIEDGTVRFTLVLTTPACPLREFIVEDCKKAVFTLPGVMDVQVAVTAETPQQKSLPDRTDVAGVKNIIAVSSGKGGVGKSTVAVNLALALAQAGAAVGIIDADIYGPNVPTMLGLEDAIVEVRKEARGDVLLPPVAHGLKVVSMAFLIDRDQPVIWRGPMLNGIIRQFLYQSDWGALDYLIVDLPPGTGDAQLTLAQAVPMAGVVIVTTPQPVALGDARRGLRMFQQLGVTVLGLVENMSYFIPPDLPNRRYDIFGSGGGEALAAEMGVPLLGQVPLELPVREGGDLGQPILIADPQSASAQALRAIAQQVAARVSVAALSPVG
- the lspA gene encoding signal peptidase II; protein product: MSSQRLKIKNPLFWWAAGLALISDRLTKAWIVATYALTVPPQTTPIIPGVFHITYVTNTGAAFSLFANGSVWLRWLSLIVSLGLITWAVLGPRLDRWQQVGYGCLLGGALGNGIDRFLTGEVVDFLDFRLVQFPVFNVADIAINIGIACLLWSAWRQR
- a CDS encoding metallophosphoesterase encodes the protein MGDRAACRKDNRLVLIGDVHGHYEGLCRLLDLVSPRVGDRLYFLGDLVDRGPSSAAVVEFVRQCGYSVVRGNHEDMMLLTFEGKQINAAQLFVWSNSGGDETLASYTSTELLWQHLDWLHTVPFYEDLGDVFVVHAGLDPYLSLEQQGSQQCCWIREQFLGHPIPYFADKTIVVGHTITFTFPNVEAGQIVRGAGWIDIETGAYHRRSGWLTALDWTNQWVYQVNVLYGGTRQGELAQFLTDLRDVSYSIS
- a CDS encoding DUF3370 domain-containing protein, whose amino-acid sequence is MLAPILVAQAALATPPQHSSTVVQEYSPRSNVVVQANAVPVNVPPPEVPSPPAATAYVTPTNFAYFPQDIRPLPGQLDDVPVFNSNSPEMVRSEGILLSTFPPHGKWQPAAHLNYPLEGRFDVFAHHITQSNRAVSTPTLYLGLLAYNPTDRYVTVRFHQAASFLSTPDAPFRNLPAMLDNPTGFVFSGPGSRVTNQVLRGVRQTFFPSQITIPPREARMLANLPLPLPTQFPNAVLNRVRAEFMLNADGSVGPKLPLIPDTNPFGEVSSSNGRSTLMYLESSGPIYLAQMSMFARMNEQGTERAPTLEEWWAMLHRGQLVTPRDIPPTPPNSSQFGRFFYGRVAGVSQGSRWQATLTDGQTHGQALTIPAPGRAISYGISTLHRGTLGTGQIQSAPMLVRYPDTAYYAHGNYGVHYSLTLPLVNNTRQFQSVVLTLQTPLKQDHRSVVLQFLEPPAPQVFFRGTVRVRFTDDLGQAQERYVHLVQRRGQRGEPLVTLNMRPGEKRDVIVDLVYPPDATPPQVLTVATLLGPSYENTTQAPAAANSLSLTPVTVP